In the Necator americanus strain Aroian chromosome X, whole genome shotgun sequence genome, tagTGCCTCGTGAATTATATCTTAGCCGGTAATGCGGCGTATGGTTAGCATTAGGTCAGCATGGTTTGCCCAGTGACTTATCTTCTTCGGGGATTCGAAAAACATCATATCTTTGTAGGATTTTGTGAAGAGGTCTGGCATTCGGTTCGACGGTCTCCCTGGCGGTACGTTTGCTACCGGTTGGTGTCCAGTTGCTCACAGCTCTGGttcaacgattgtcgttgaaacgcctTACATGTTCGGCCTACCTAGTTTTACTCGCACTGGTATATGCGACAGCCTCcctgatcttcgatcgatgACGTGGAGTTAGACATTGAATCCcctttttcctaaaaaaaggGATACTCATtgcatcaccctttcaataAAGCGTTCTATGACGTCGATagcattttcctcctgatgCGGAATGTCCAGGTCTCTGAAGCTCAGGTCAAAGCAGAAGAACAGAGGTGTCAAATAGGTTCGAATAGAATGTTcttagtcctcttcactacaacctcgatgctcttataagCTCCTCAAGCCGCTTGTTTCCTATTGCCCAGCttggaggtcaggtcgttcactATAACATTCGAATATATTAGTTCGGTTGAGCGTCAATCGGGCATCAGAAGCCCATCCGTTTCTCATGAACATCTTCGCGCTCAGATTCTGTTGAAGACCGATCTATCGCGATGCTTCCATGAGTTTTGAAATGGTGTGAATGTGATCAAAATGTGTAAGGAGCTTGTGGATGACAGACAGTGAGCAGGTTAAGCGATGGCTCTCGATGTCATATGGGTcacccttcttatacaacaggacggttttgctggttttccattgtttggaaaccttgcattccgacataTAACGAGTGAATAGCTTTACCGTGTGTTGATAAGAACTGGCGATAGGTCTTTCAGACATTCAGACTTCACTCTCAGGACCGGGTGGAGTGCGATGTTTGACCATGCGATGGCATGTCGGACTTTAGAATGGAGAATGTTTAGGATCACATGTCCATCATCAGTGAAATAGTGAGGAGCCAAGTAGACATGACTGTCGGGGAGATCAGAAAAGAATTCGAGAACGACCTTTCCATCCTCTTTCTTGACGGTGTAGTTGTTCAAACAGGGATCTGAAGAGTGGTCATCTTTGTTCGTGCGAAGGGCGCGTGTAGCATTGTTGGTAGGAGGTGCGACTGAGAAAACATGAGCGATCGATACTTCAAAAACACCCTTATGgtaaccaagccttttatcctttcGGTGTCGACATATTATTACCACGTACAtctggtaggataaaaacagtgatttgATTCATCAGctgtccccccccccccccctgcaGTCCGCAGTCCCAGCCCGCAGTCCTCCTTCATCGTTTCTCTGCCTTCTCTGGGCGTGAGGTCGTGGTCACCTTTCGCAGCTCATACAGTTCCACGCTGACGTATTCACCTTGGTCATATTGACTCCCGTTGCTCTTAGAAttgggtgcgtatcgttaggtacccgcagcctccgcgacaacCCATCCTTAGGGTAAACGACTGAcaacggcgatcgttaattgcgctgcgcaacagttaatagcgtcagcagggcattgcgctgcgtttgccttgcgccccgcccttcacatcgtccatcttcgACCCTCTTAGGTGCGAAACATACCCCGCAAGGCACGCTATCGCTGAAATTGCTTCTGGACTTAGTATCAATCGCTGACGTATAGAGATACATCGaacgattgcacacgaaatcccagaagtagaaaataatagtattttatttgtgtaaagCAAACGAGtagaaatttctacaaacTATTGCAGTATCTTACGTGCATTAAATGCTATGTATAAATGGAAATTTATGTCTGTATCTTCTatagttttttcaatcacaaatctacGTCTTCCAACGTTGCTAGAttgttgcctttttgttctttgaagttctttgtttgtttcttcctAAACGTTAACTATATCATGTTATTGCAGTACAAACACGGCACATGACTTCagtgatgtggtgatggatgggcgtggctaaGTGAACATAGGTGGACTAAGATATCCCTGCTCTGATCTACCGACAGCCTTTTCTGCAGGCAGTTAttcggctgcagataatcgcCTGCTGGTACCTGACGAACGTCCCTCCTTAAAATTTGTTGGGTAGGCACCAgcaatttttctgtttgtacCGATCGCATGctagagtcgcccagtggttcctcttcCCGCGTGAGACGcgaagagcaaaaaaattttccttggaAGACTTTGTGAAAAAACTCTGATCATGgagtcggcggtcttcctgtagcgCGCTTAATGTCGTATGGAACCCGGTCGCTCTCGGCTTTGGTCCAATGGTTGTCGTCGAAGTGGTTCACGCATTTGGCCCatcttattttgcttttcttggGAAACGCGGCGGCGCCTCTAATATTTGACCACTGATGTAGGATAGAACTTCGAATCACATCCCTCATTTGTATGAAGCGGGACACTCCTAGCATAGTTCTTTTGATTGTGCGTTCAAAGACGCTGactgcattttcttcctgcttgtgaaggtttctgaagcataagTCAGGGGAGGAAGGACGATGGTGTTAaggaggtgagcacggagccggctGCTCCTGGCctttttcactacatcctcgatgttcTTATAGGTGCTGAAACCGCTCGTTTTCTCCTACCTAGCTCGGGGTTCAGATCTTTCTTTATGTTCGGCAATCTAACCTTCAATTTCATGACGTCTCATTACAGCTTTCGCATTGTATTCTCGTGAATGGACGTGAATATTTGGGGTTAAATTGCGTCCCCTTGTTTGACAACTCTCATATCGATAATGacgttcttgtagaatggcgaaattcagGTCGTGAAGGCACTATGCAATAGTCGTGCAAACAaggacaaaacaaaatttttttcttcgctacgACAAACCGAGCTGATAGTTTTTACAAGATTCATATGACTGAAACTTTCCAGTGAAGGTCTCTTAATGAGAATGACAAGAACTCAGAATTGATCATCTACATAATTACATCCAGCCGGTGTCGAATGCGTTCAGCCGTGTGATCACTATGCACCTTTGATTGGTGCTggacaaaaaagagagaaactgTGTGTTCAGCGGAGGAAAAGCAGGTGTTGCAGCAAGTACAATACACTAATCGGCTCATCGGTTGATACACGTTCGGTGGCGAACATACTATGCATCATAGTTTTCTTGTACGTGTATGCTGAAACAAACGAATGCTGGAAACTAATTTATTTCGGAGTGCattatcacaaagaaaaacgaagaaaaacacgGCTTTCTAACATTGTATTCATATTTACTTCCACAATATTTCACAATCTATTATGTAACAAGCAATTCATCTAGTAGTTCTTTTCTTCCGTCTTGTTTTCTCGACAGCTGCAATATTGTTCTGGTTCTGGGATGGGTGTTTTCTTCGTGATCTCGGTGAGATTGACTGACGGTAAACACAAACGGGTACTATGTAAAGGTTGAACCGTCGTAAACaagttgttatttttgtctAGGGATCCGAAACATACTCTGTTCCTTGATCACAACTATGGACCAAGAATAGACAGCAAATTACACAGCTGTCTACAGGTTTCGATCAGCAGCGAATTACCTTTAGAGACGTACCACTTAGTAAAGAACAAGAGACTGAGGGGGTGTGCTGTATAACATTAATTATTCACCCAGCAATGTGAGCATCTTTCCCTAAATGATTTGGAATACTTCGTAACCTTCTAGTACATTTTTAGCACATTTTTCTCACTTCTCTTTTACCGTGTATGGGAGTTTGGGTCAGAAGGACAATTTTGTGCTTTACACTATAGAGTGATGATATTTACATTACATAGTAATTGGGCATAGTTGGAAGGCGGTCAGTAGGTCGCTtcacaagaagaagaaatctcaTATTAATGTTTTCTATGATGAAAAATGTTCAACATTTTTCGCATAAATACCATTTGGTCTGCTACCACAtgtaccacaaaaaaaaaactaagaaaatcaACATTTGGTAGATCTGCATGATAGGAAGAATGGGATACTAGTGACTAAACCTTTTCTTCGTCTTGTATAGTATTTCGACGCTTAAGCTAGaagatctaaaaaaagaatggcgAGCGAATAGTTAAACCTGGAATACGTTGATTATATACTTAACTCCCGTtaatcttcgaactggtcgagcgggcgccagtaatctTCGATTTGCCCCAATCGCGtaccagagtcgcccagtggttcctctgCTCCCGTGGAACACGAATAgcatcattattttctttgatggacttcgtgaagaaatctgaccattgggtcggtggtcttcctgtagtgcgttAATGTCGCGGGGGGCCaatcgctcacggctctggtccaacggttgtcgttaaaacgcatcacgtgtccggccaacctttttttttacttcccttggtaaacgcggcggcgtcccTAATCTTCGGTCCCTGATGTGAGAGAGGATTTCGAATCCCGTTCCTCACTTGCTTGACGCGgaatactcctagcatcactctctcaactgcGCTTTCAGCGACgttcaccgcgttttcttcctgcttgcgaaatgcccaggtgtCTGAAGCTCAGATCAGAGCAAAAAAATACTGTGGTGTTAAAGAGGTGAGCatggagccggatgttcttggTTTTCTTCACTAAATCCACGATGCTCTTACACGCTCCCCAacccgctcgtctcctcctgacCAGCTCGGAGATCAAGTCGTTCATCAAGTTAATTTCCTGACCTAGATGTACATTGCTGAAACATTCCGATATATTCGTTGCGTTGAGTGTGAATGGgacatccgagacccatcagTTATGTATGAACAtcatcttttgcagattcagctgaagaccgatgcacccacatgtttcgtcgaatgtGTCCAGCATTCGTTCCCCGTCGCTGATGCTAGTTGTTATCAGtgcgatgtcatcagcaaagcacaaatggtgtagctgccgacatAACATCGCCTTGTccaggttcagctgaagacctaTCTTTTTACATGTTTTGTCGaattcggccagcatccgGTCTGTCTGATTGATGCTtcatgttatcagaacgatgtcatcagcgaaacgggGATGGTGTAACTGCGGGCCGTCAACTTTCAATCTTATGTTATtccattccaatcctcgcatcgtATTTTTGGGATTGACATTGAATACTTTGCGTGAAATTCTGTCAACCTGGCAAACCTCTCTCTTCATGTCGATTACGATATCATTGTAGAGTGAAGAAATTTTGGTTgtgaagttgctatacaactcacgAAGCATCTTTATGTACGGAGTAGGGAAGGTTTGGTTGTacaaggcttccatgaccgcttcggtctcaactgtatcgaaggctttcttcaaatcgataAAAGTGAGACAGAGCTGCAtgttgtactctcgtgatacttctatgagttttgaaacgatGTGTATAtggtcaatcgtactgaacccttttcaaaactctgcttgctcgcatatctgtccttcatccaagactttttcaatcctattaaggatctcTCTTGTAAAGACTGAGTAAATGACAGACAGTAGTTTGTAGATTGGATCCCGATATGAATATCCCCAGGCGctcttcttgggccaattttggcgttgaaatcgccaattatgaccttgtagaaggcatgatcttctcggcagaacttctccaggtccatatagaaagcttcgacgtCTTCTTCTTCGCAACTTGATGTTGGatcgtaagcgacgaagatagtcaaagcaggcgttggaccacatcttctcatccgcagacgtccgtcCGGTTGTTGTTCAAAAGTTgctcgaaagagtcgatgctCTTTgtcatactcgtgttgacgaggactccaactccaccaacacccctactgtcgcatgttcctaagaacagttcttctccagtttcatatacggcgttgagagagtggtgtcgtctcgtctcggtcagtccgatgacgtcgtacttagtCTTCTTGGCTTGTTTCATCAGACCTTCGATGGCCTCTTCCGATGCAAACGTACGTGAgttgtaagtacagatcgtcaccctagtccttttccgtttcggtagcctatatgacccTGCAACGATGTcttacctggcgctaccgtaccagacTTTCCTCTGGAATCagaagactcttttctatcacTGTGAcctgcgtaaaattttaaaacccatggacaTTTTGCAAGcttctagtcccatgagtttttgggagagcGTTGCGTTCTCCCGGAATGGACATGTGgagtttatttgttggaggcaacttcaaaccgcctcccttgcacctcccagttaCTTGATTGCAAGCTTTCGGCCGGACAGACTTGCGGGGTACAAGCTCAATCCTGGCTTAGCAGAAACAGGCAGTCCATCACTGAATCCACCCGTtcctctgggcaagcacaaggtcgcttttggttgGCGCTTAGCCCCCTACCCGCTACCCGGGGACCGTAGCCTCGCAACTGACCGGCAGTGACCCTTCTAGTGAGAGAGATCCGTGGCTTTCAGTCATATGAGAGATATTTTGTAATCAGAGAATTTTCGATTCTGGTACCGATAACGTGACCGAATTAGGAAGTGGTAGGTGAATTATATCCTCTTTTCGTAGAGTTTCCCTTGTACGACAAGATCGAATTTCAGTAGTCATGGATGAGAGTGCGACAGTCCTGAGTTGCTACCAATTCAATAAGCTGGAAATTTCATCTGTTTCAAGAACGAAAAGTCAGAAATTAGCCAAGGAGCATATATATGACAGTGAGAAAatcggtagctgacagaagcgaagaaacactAAGTAGCAGcagaa is a window encoding:
- a CDS encoding hypothetical protein (NECATOR_CHRX.G26475.T3); this translates as MRRCGPTPALTIFVAYDPTSSCEEEDVEAFYMDLEKFCREDHAFYKVIIGDFNAKIGPRRAPGDIHIGIQSTNYCLSFTQSLQERSLIGLKKSWMKDRYASKQKVSREYNMQLCLTFIDLKKAFDTVETEAVMEALYNQTFPTPYIKMLRELYSNFTTKISSLYNDIVIDMKRELNLDKAMLCRQLHHLCFADDIALITTSISDGERMLDTFDETYTWAFRKQEENAVNVAESAVERVMLGVFRVKQVRNGIRNPLSHQGPKIRDAAAFTKGSKKKGRPPTQWSDFFTKSIKENNDAIRVPREQRNHWATLVRDWGKSKITGARSTSSKINGS
- a CDS encoding hypothetical protein (NECATOR_CHRX.G26476.T1), encoding MYVVIICRHRKDKRLGYHKGVFEVSIAHVFSVAPPTNNATRALRTNKDDHSSDPCLNNYTVKKEDGKVVLEFFSDLPDSHVYLAPHYFTDDGHVILNILHSKVRHAIAWSNIALHPVLRVKSECLKDLSPVLINTR